One Nostoc punctiforme PCC 73102 DNA window includes the following coding sequences:
- a CDS encoding glycosyltransferase family 39 protein, which yields MKKELSQNWNISQSWLRFLVIILLVIGVFFRFVNIDKKIYWPDEVFSSLRISGYTQLELHKQLTDGHLFSIQDLDKYQYPNPEKNTIDTIKGIILEDSQILPLYILMTQFWVELFGNSVTVTRSFSAFISLLTFPCLYWLCKELFESSRIGWVAIALVAVSPIHVVYAQEARAYSLWIVAILISSLALLRAMRLQTKVSWCIYTATLVLGFYTHIFFTLIALAQGIYVIAIERFRLTKTSIYYLLSSLTGFITFVPWIWIIITNSHEEAIDWANSKQGLFASSARWAGIFSRTFLDLGISPSDPGKLKIALIPFILVILAIVIYSIYVLCRRTSKEVWLFVLTLIGSVGLPLLIVDFVFQKRYATSRYTLPSVLGIQLAVAYLFTTKLTSVYIKVWQKKLWSLLVGLVIMGGIISCILHSQTQMWWNKLPEKYQEYPEIAKIISQGNKPLLITDVSNENIIASIQMFGHLVDPKVRFQVVDKNKLPQITNGFTDIFLFKPSDFLKAGIEKIYNSNLQQINDFLWKLKKSS from the coding sequence ATGAAAAAAGAATTGTCACAGAACTGGAATATTTCTCAATCTTGGTTACGTTTTTTAGTCATTATTTTATTAGTAATAGGTGTATTTTTTCGATTCGTCAATATTGACAAAAAAATCTATTGGCCTGATGAAGTTTTCTCATCATTACGCATATCTGGCTATACACAGTTAGAGCTACACAAGCAGTTAACGGATGGCCATTTATTCAGCATACAAGATTTGGATAAATACCAGTATCCTAATCCTGAGAAAAACACAATTGATACAATTAAAGGGATTATTTTAGAAGACTCACAGATTTTGCCGCTATACATTTTGATGACCCAGTTTTGGGTAGAATTGTTTGGCAATTCTGTAACAGTAACAAGGAGTTTTTCGGCATTTATTAGTCTACTCACTTTTCCTTGTCTTTATTGGCTATGTAAAGAATTATTTGAGTCTTCACGAATAGGGTGGGTAGCCATTGCTTTGGTAGCTGTTTCACCTATTCATGTAGTGTATGCACAAGAAGCACGGGCATACAGTTTATGGATAGTAGCCATATTAATATCGAGCCTAGCGCTGTTGCGAGCCATGCGCCTTCAAACAAAGGTTAGTTGGTGCATTTATACAGCAACATTGGTGCTAGGCTTTTATACTCATATATTTTTTACCTTGATTGCTTTAGCACAAGGGATTTATGTAATTGCAATCGAACGCTTCCGATTGACTAAAACATCGATTTATTACCTGCTATCATCGCTTACGGGCTTTATAACTTTTGTACCTTGGATTTGGATTATTATTACCAACTCTCATGAAGAAGCAATAGATTGGGCGAATTCTAAACAAGGATTATTCGCGTCATCTGCAAGATGGGCTGGTATTTTTAGTCGCACATTTCTTGATTTAGGTATTAGCCCTAGCGATCCAGGAAAACTTAAGATTGCATTAATTCCTTTTATTTTAGTTATTTTAGCTATAGTAATTTACTCGATTTATGTTCTCTGTCGAAGAACCTCTAAAGAAGTTTGGTTATTTGTCTTAACCTTGATTGGGTCTGTAGGGCTTCCACTACTAATAGTAGATTTCGTCTTTCAAAAGCGATACGCTACTAGTCGATATACACTTCCTTCTGTTTTAGGTATACAGTTAGCTGTTGCTTACCTGTTTACCACCAAACTCACCTCTGTTTATATTAAAGTTTGGCAAAAAAAGCTCTGGTCACTTCTAGTAGGTTTAGTCATTATGGGCGGAATTATATCTTGTATACTCCACTCTCAAACTCAAATGTGGTGGAACAAACTTCCTGAAAAATACCAGGAATATCCTGAAATTGCTAAAATTATTAGTCAAGGTAATAAGCCACTATTAATTACTGATGTTAGTAATGAGAACATAATTGCATCAATACAAATGTTTGGTCATTTAGTCGATCCGAAAGTAAGATTTCAAGTTGTAGATAAAAATAAGTTGCCACAGATTACTAATGGTTTTACTGACATATTCTTGTTCAAGCCCTCTGACTTCTTAAAAGCTGGAATTGAGAAAATTTATAACTCCAACTTACAGCAGATAAATGACTTTCTCTGGAAACTAAAAAAATCTTCCTAA
- a CDS encoding TIGR00300 family protein, whose product MTSRIRFLMCPPDHYDVDYVINPWMEGNIHKSSRDRAVEQWQGLHQILKQHAIVDLVSPQKGWPDLVFTANAGLVLGENVVLSRFLHKERQGEEPFFKEWFEQNGYIVNELPKDLPFEGAGDALLDREGRWLWAGYGFRSELDSHPYLAKWLDIEVLSLRLIDERFYHLDTCFCPLANGYLLYYPGAFDSYSNRLIEMRVAPEKRIAIAEADAVNFACNTVNVDSIVIMNKASDALKTRLADVGFQVLETPLTEFLKAGGAAKCLTLRVTEPVRDEIHANVSVESRIIRMEGHLLDAGLINRALDLIIDAGGSFQVLNFNLGEQRQSTSAAEVRVSAPSHEVMEEIISRLIDLGAVDLPHDERDAILEPVIQNGVAPDDFYVSTIYPTEVRINGQWIKVENQRMDGAIAITQTPSGLVARCKILRDLEVGERVIVDVLGIRTIRKTESREQRSTQEFSFMSAGVSSERRVELVVEQVAWELRKIRDAGGKVVVTAGPVVIHTGGGEHLAQLVREGYVQALLGGNAIAVHDIEQNIMGTSLGVDMKRGVAVRGGHRHHLKVINSIRRYGSIPKAVEAGAIKSGVMYECVHNNVPFVLAGSIRDDGPLPDTQMDLIQAQEQYAKHLEGAEMILMLSSMLHSIGVGNMTPAGVKMVCVDINPAVVTKLSDRGSVESVGVVTDVGLFLSLLIQQLDKLTSPYVNKVG is encoded by the coding sequence ATGACTTCCCGTATTCGCTTTTTGATGTGTCCTCCTGACCACTACGATGTAGACTATGTGATTAACCCCTGGATGGAAGGGAATATTCACAAATCATCGCGCGATCGCGCCGTGGAACAGTGGCAGGGATTACACCAGATCCTTAAACAACACGCCATTGTAGACTTAGTATCACCCCAAAAAGGTTGGCCTGATTTAGTTTTTACCGCCAACGCTGGCTTGGTACTGGGGGAAAATGTCGTACTCAGTCGCTTTTTACATAAAGAACGCCAGGGAGAGGAACCTTTCTTCAAAGAATGGTTTGAGCAAAATGGTTATATAGTCAATGAACTTCCTAAAGATTTGCCCTTTGAAGGTGCAGGAGATGCACTACTAGATCGAGAAGGACGCTGGTTATGGGCGGGATACGGTTTCCGTTCAGAATTAGATTCTCACCCTTATTTAGCTAAATGGCTGGATATTGAGGTTCTCTCTCTGCGACTCATAGACGAACGTTTTTATCACTTGGATACCTGTTTTTGTCCGTTAGCAAATGGCTATTTGCTCTACTATCCAGGTGCTTTTGATTCTTACTCCAACCGCTTAATTGAAATGCGAGTCGCACCAGAAAAGCGAATCGCAATTGCTGAAGCCGATGCAGTTAACTTCGCTTGTAATACAGTGAATGTGGACAGCATTGTGATCATGAACAAGGCGAGTGATGCTTTGAAAACCCGCCTTGCAGATGTGGGTTTCCAAGTGCTGGAAACACCACTGACGGAATTTCTCAAAGCTGGTGGTGCAGCTAAATGCTTAACTTTGCGCGTAACGGAACCAGTTAGGGATGAAATTCATGCCAATGTCTCGGTAGAAAGCCGAATCATTCGCATGGAAGGACACTTACTTGATGCTGGCTTAATTAACCGCGCCTTGGATTTGATTATAGATGCCGGGGGAAGTTTCCAAGTCTTGAATTTCAACTTGGGAGAACAACGCCAAAGTACCTCTGCCGCAGAAGTGAGAGTATCAGCACCATCCCATGAGGTGATGGAAGAAATCATTTCCCGATTAATTGATTTGGGTGCTGTAGATTTACCCCATGATGAGCGAGACGCGATCTTGGAACCTGTGATCCAAAATGGTGTAGCGCCCGATGATTTCTACGTCAGTACAATTTATCCTACCGAAGTGCGGATTAATGGGCAATGGATAAAGGTAGAAAATCAGCGGATGGATGGCGCGATCGCAATTACTCAAACTCCCTCTGGTTTAGTAGCTAGGTGTAAAATACTACGAGATTTAGAAGTTGGCGAACGAGTAATTGTAGACGTACTAGGTATCCGTACTATTCGCAAAACGGAATCGCGCGAACAACGCAGCACCCAAGAATTCAGCTTTATGTCGGCGGGCGTTTCCAGCGAACGACGCGTGGAATTGGTGGTTGAACAAGTCGCTTGGGAATTACGGAAAATCCGCGATGCTGGCGGTAAGGTAGTTGTTACGGCTGGGCCCGTGGTGATTCACACTGGTGGCGGCGAACACTTGGCGCAACTGGTTCGGGAAGGATACGTGCAAGCGCTGCTGGGTGGTAATGCGATCGCAGTTCACGACATCGAGCAAAATATCATGGGCACTTCCTTGGGTGTGGACATGAAGCGGGGTGTCGCCGTTCGTGGTGGACACCGCCATCACCTAAAGGTAATTAATAGTATCCGTCGTTATGGCAGCATTCCCAAAGCTGTGGAGGCGGGGGCAATTAAGAGTGGCGTGATGTATGAGTGCGTCCACAATAATGTACCTTTTGTGCTTGCGGGATCGATTCGGGATGATGGGCCTTTGCCTGATACCCAAATGGATTTGATTCAGGCGCAGGAGCAATATGCTAAACACCTAGAAGGTGCGGAGATGATTTTGATGCTGTCATCGATGCTGCACTCCATTGGTGTGGGAAATATGACTCCGGCGGGAGTGAAGATGGTGTGTGTGGATATTAATCCAGCTGTGGTGACTAAGTTAAGCGATCGCGGTTCTGTAGAATCGGTGGGTGTGGTGACGGATGTGGGATTGTTCCTGAGTCTGTTGATTCAGCAGTTGGATAAGTTGACAAGTCCCTATGTTAATAAGGTAGGTTAA
- a CDS encoding DUF2085 domain-containing protein: MTRVAFREEFQVNWVSLIADFLLVGMVFGPPIAPFLAASGVSLLPGIADIIYFMGNHVCPQPTMGLDLAPPYIMAVCMRCYGTVTGLLITRLLYGITGGKGFYWLSQYGWSGVAIASVLMMAYPLELAAQIFGLWSFNNYLVTPFGLITGLAWGLFTMPIFHGWRGAKTSLDRF; this comes from the coding sequence ATGACAAGAGTAGCTTTCAGGGAAGAGTTTCAGGTTAATTGGGTAAGTTTGATTGCTGATTTCTTGTTAGTAGGGATGGTTTTTGGCCCGCCAATTGCTCCCTTTCTGGCTGCGTCTGGAGTGTCTTTGCTTCCTGGGATTGCGGACATCATTTATTTCATGGGTAATCATGTGTGTCCGCAACCAACTATGGGGTTAGATTTGGCACCACCATATATTATGGCTGTGTGTATGCGCTGTTACGGCACTGTCACGGGTTTGCTGATTACTCGCCTGCTGTATGGAATAACTGGTGGTAAAGGATTTTACTGGTTAAGTCAGTATGGATGGAGTGGTGTGGCGATCGCCAGTGTGCTGATGATGGCTTATCCTTTAGAATTGGCAGCACAAATTTTCGGTTTGTGGAGTTTTAATAATTATCTAGTTACACCTTTTGGGTTGATTACGGGTTTAGCGTGGGGATTGTTTACTATGCCCATTTTCCACGGGTGGCGAGGTGCTAAAACTAGCTTGGATAGATTTTAG
- a CDS encoding NupC/NupG family nucleoside CNT transporter, translating to MERAISALGILVFIGISYAFSVNRQAVRWRIVAWGLGLEFALAIVILKTPWGLTVFKFLGDFVSKFLAFSDVGAKFVFGENFKDHFFAFQVLPTIIFFSAFISVLYYYGILQRVVNVMAWVMTKTLKTSGSESLSCAGNIFLGPTESALMVKPYIAKMTQSELHAVMTGGFATIAGGVLGAYLSFGIPAEHLIAAFFMTAPTSLVVSKLLYPETEVSETLGEVKAEVKTNYVNAIDAATAGAIDGVKLAVNVGVIIIAFLGLLAALNALLGWLGTFVGLPQLSLQLILSIFMAPVAWLMGVPWADCQQVGALLGTKTILNEFIAFLDLKALIENGKISQRAVIIATYALCNFANIGSIGITIGGITGIAPNRQHDLARMGVRSMIGGSLAGFITACIAGMLI from the coding sequence ATGGAACGCGCCATCTCTGCGTTAGGAATCTTAGTTTTTATCGGTATATCCTACGCTTTTTCGGTTAATCGTCAAGCGGTGCGTTGGCGCATAGTGGCATGGGGTTTGGGATTAGAATTTGCATTGGCAATCGTGATTCTTAAAACTCCTTGGGGTTTGACTGTGTTTAAATTTCTGGGAGATTTTGTCAGCAAATTTTTAGCTTTTTCTGATGTTGGTGCCAAATTTGTCTTTGGAGAAAATTTTAAGGATCATTTCTTTGCCTTCCAAGTGCTGCCGACAATTATCTTTTTCTCTGCCTTTATAAGTGTCTTATATTACTACGGCATTTTACAGCGAGTGGTAAATGTGATGGCGTGGGTAATGACGAAGACGTTGAAAACATCGGGTTCTGAATCTTTATCCTGTGCGGGTAACATCTTTTTAGGGCCAACAGAGTCAGCGCTGATGGTTAAACCTTATATAGCGAAGATGACGCAATCAGAACTTCATGCCGTGATGACGGGTGGTTTTGCCACAATTGCAGGTGGAGTACTAGGGGCATATCTTTCTTTTGGAATACCAGCAGAACATCTAATTGCCGCTTTTTTTATGACTGCTCCCACATCATTGGTAGTATCAAAATTGCTGTATCCAGAAACAGAAGTATCAGAGACACTTGGTGAAGTAAAGGCAGAGGTAAAAACCAATTATGTAAATGCAATTGATGCTGCTACAGCTGGAGCAATTGACGGCGTGAAGCTAGCGGTTAATGTTGGGGTAATAATTATCGCCTTTTTAGGATTATTGGCTGCTTTAAATGCACTCCTGGGATGGTTGGGGACATTTGTGGGTTTGCCGCAACTGTCATTACAGTTGATTTTGTCTATTTTTATGGCTCCCGTAGCGTGGTTAATGGGCGTACCTTGGGCTGATTGTCAGCAAGTGGGGGCTTTGTTGGGTACAAAGACAATTCTCAATGAGTTTATTGCTTTTTTGGATTTGAAGGCACTAATTGAAAATGGTAAAATTTCCCAACGTGCAGTAATTATTGCGACTTACGCCTTATGTAACTTTGCAAATATAGGTTCAATTGGCATTACCATTGGCGGTATTACTGGGATAGCACCTAATCGCCAACATGATTTAGCTCGTATGGGTGTAAGATCGATGATTGGCGGATCGTTGGCGGGTTTTATCACCGCTTGTATTGCTGGGATGCTGATTTGA
- a CDS encoding amidohydrolase produces the protein MVSFTIQNVLIAASDDYATVDVQIVDGAIAAIAPNLPVIGTVIDGKNKLLLPGFFNAHTHSSEMWQRGIMSVLPLELWLAELYDFAPLDTEQVYLSALGTAVETLLSGGTSVVDHLVLIPGLELETIATATRAYREVGIRAFIAPLIQDESLSAGIPSGESARTHEPYHRSTAATLEIIEEAVRQFHRPDEGVNILVAPTGIQLCSNALFAGCIELSDRYNLCRHSHLLETRAQEKLAQEKYGCTAVEHLKRIGFLSDRTTLAHCVWLNDADIAILAETQSTVVHNPLSNLRLGSGIAPILKYRQAGVNVTFGCDGASSNDSQDLLEAIKMGSILHNITDSDYQHWITPRQAVEMASLGGAKGLNLADNLGSLSVGKQADLVLYDLTNLSLLPRTDPIGLLVLGRPNNVVDSVWVNGKQIVADGKVTTINVDELRQELFNRSQWETKRKSETVAQIEAHYRTVMGL, from the coding sequence ATGGTAAGTTTCACTATTCAGAATGTTTTAATTGCCGCCAGCGATGATTATGCGACGGTAGATGTACAGATTGTAGATGGGGCAATTGCAGCTATTGCCCCCAATCTACCAGTAATCGGCACTGTCATAGATGGCAAAAACAAACTGCTGCTACCTGGCTTTTTCAACGCTCACACCCACTCATCAGAGATGTGGCAACGGGGAATCATGTCAGTTTTGCCTTTAGAATTATGGTTGGCGGAACTGTATGATTTTGCCCCCCTCGACACTGAACAGGTTTATCTCAGCGCCTTGGGTACTGCGGTAGAAACCTTGCTTTCTGGCGGTACGAGTGTAGTAGATCACCTGGTGTTAATTCCCGGACTTGAGTTAGAAACGATCGCCACTGCAACCCGCGCTTACAGAGAAGTTGGGATTCGCGCCTTTATCGCCCCCTTAATTCAAGATGAATCCCTCAGCGCAGGTATTCCATCTGGGGAATCAGCAAGAACTCATGAACCTTATCATCGTTCAACTGCGGCAACATTGGAAATTATCGAAGAGGCGGTGAGGCAGTTTCATCGTCCAGATGAAGGTGTAAATATTTTGGTAGCACCAACGGGGATACAATTGTGTAGTAATGCTTTATTTGCGGGATGCATCGAGTTAAGCGATCGCTATAATCTTTGTCGTCACTCCCATTTACTCGAAACTAGGGCACAGGAAAAACTCGCTCAAGAAAAGTACGGTTGTACTGCCGTGGAACATTTGAAAAGAATCGGGTTTTTGAGCGATCGCACAACTCTAGCTCATTGCGTTTGGTTAAATGATGCGGATATCGCCATCCTCGCCGAAACTCAATCTACAGTTGTTCATAATCCCTTAAGCAATCTACGTTTAGGTAGTGGCATCGCCCCCATTTTAAAATATCGCCAAGCTGGAGTAAATGTAACTTTCGGTTGCGATGGTGCTTCAAGTAATGACTCTCAAGATTTGCTAGAAGCCATTAAAATGGGTTCTATTTTACATAATATTACAGACTCAGATTATCAACACTGGATTACACCCCGGCAAGCAGTAGAGATGGCATCTTTAGGAGGTGCAAAAGGATTGAATCTTGCAGATAATCTCGGTTCTCTCAGTGTGGGCAAACAAGCAGATTTAGTACTTTATGACCTCACTAATTTATCATTGCTTCCGCGTACAGATCCTATTGGTTTATTAGTTTTAGGTCGTCCTAATAATGTTGTTGATAGTGTTTGGGTGAATGGCAAGCAAATTGTTGCTGATGGTAAAGTTACCACAATTAACGTTGATGAATTGCGGCAAGAATTATTTAATCGCAGTCAATGGGAGACAAAGCGCAAGTCTGAAACCGTCGCGCAAATTGAAGCACATTATCGCACAGTTATGGGATTGTGA
- a CDS encoding cysteine hydrolase family protein, translating to MNLPFRTLGVSPNAWTVNDAIADITRPQKPPQPVILSTETKTLRLDLAKAAILVIDMQNDFCHPDGWLAHIGVDVTPARQPIKPLNNLLPELRDAGVPVIWINWGNRPDLLNISAGSRHVYNPTGAGVGLGDPLPSNGARVLMAGSWAAAVVDELEQVPEDIRVDKYRMSGFWDTPLDSILRNLGSTTLFFAGVNADQCVLATLCDANFLGYDCVLVKDCSATTSPEYCWLATLYNVKQCFGFVTDSQEILTALQKSEE from the coding sequence ATGAATTTGCCTTTTCGGACATTGGGAGTCTCACCAAATGCGTGGACAGTGAATGATGCGATCGCAGATATCACCCGTCCTCAAAAACCCCCACAACCCGTTATTTTATCAACAGAAACTAAAACCCTGCGTTTAGACTTGGCAAAAGCCGCTATCCTCGTCATTGATATGCAAAACGACTTCTGTCACCCTGATGGCTGGTTAGCGCATATTGGCGTGGATGTAACTCCAGCACGTCAGCCTATTAAACCTTTGAATAACTTACTTCCAGAACTTCGTGACGCGGGTGTTCCAGTCATTTGGATAAATTGGGGGAATCGCCCTGACTTACTCAATATTAGTGCTGGTTCGCGTCATGTCTATAACCCCACAGGGGCAGGCGTGGGATTAGGCGATCCCCTACCAAGTAATGGTGCAAGAGTCCTAATGGCGGGTAGTTGGGCTGCGGCAGTAGTAGATGAACTAGAACAGGTTCCTGAAGATATTCGTGTGGACAAATATCGCATGAGTGGGTTTTGGGATACCCCATTAGATAGTATCTTGCGGAATCTGGGAAGCACAACATTATTTTTTGCTGGTGTTAATGCCGATCAGTGCGTGCTAGCTACCTTATGTGATGCTAATTTCTTAGGATATGACTGCGTGTTAGTTAAAGATTGTAGCGCTACGACTTCGCCTGAATATTGTTGGCTAGCAACGTTGTACAATGTTAAACAATGCTTTGGTTTTGTCACTGACTCCCAAGAGATTTTAACAGCGCTGCAAAAGAGTGAGGAGTGA
- a CDS encoding cupin domain-containing protein — MYATRCVIPVIKSPKDYQVYRISPNDSNRLAIIFDSTNANTSLTCCIEIFDVGGQTPPNRHQWAVEMFFVLKGEAIAMCDGKSATIKAGDSLLVPPTGTHLIKNTGSTRLYTLTVMVPNEDFSELIRSGIPSELDAEDMAVLGRLNTLMPC, encoded by the coding sequence ATGTACGCTACTCGTTGTGTAATTCCGGTTATCAAATCTCCTAAAGATTACCAAGTATATCGCATTAGTCCCAATGACTCTAATCGATTAGCAATTATTTTCGATTCGACAAATGCTAATACTTCCTTAACTTGCTGTATAGAAATTTTTGATGTCGGTGGACAAACACCACCAAATCGCCATCAGTGGGCGGTGGAAATGTTTTTTGTCCTCAAAGGGGAAGCGATCGCTATGTGTGACGGCAAGAGTGCCACTATCAAAGCTGGAGATAGTTTATTAGTGCCTCCAACTGGGACTCATTTGATTAAAAATACTGGTTCTACTCGCTTGTATACGTTGACTGTCATGGTTCCCAACGAAGACTTTTCCGAATTGATTCGCAGTGGCATTCCATCGGAGTTAGATGCAGAAGATATGGCTGTACTAGGGAGATTGAATACTTTGATGCCCTGTTAA
- a CDS encoding B12-binding domain-containing radical SAM protein, whose product MTVNLKSLENPTYIAADSKTASNTKRTSYVPSNHRRILCIFPKYSRSFGTFHHAYPLMGNVRAFMPPQGILIVAAYLPQKWEVRFIDENVKSATRADYQWADAVIVSGMHIQKPQINQINELAHRAGKITVVGGPSVSGCPEYYPEFDILHLGELGDASDRMIEYLDQNLERPQRQIRFETKERLPLTEFPTPAYHLLDIDDYFLANVQFSSGCPYRCEFCDIPELYGNSPRMKTPEQVVAELDAMRQSGNMGAVYFVDDNFVGDRRAAMKLLPHLIDWQKRNGYPIQFACEATLNLAQSPKLLEMMREAYFCTIFCGIETPEPDALHAISKDQNLSMPILKAIQVLNSYGMEVVSGIIIGLDTDTPETADRIIEFIRASQIPMLTINLLHALPRTPLWRRLEAEGRLVFDESRESNVEFLMPYEQVVEMWRRCITTAYEPEFLYERFAYNMEHTYPNRIEVPNSPARTSGANIRKGLTYLTNILLRIGLFSNYRQTFWKMAKPALKAGDIENLIHVGLVGHHLIKFAQDCSKNEESASFYSQKILTKVRS is encoded by the coding sequence ATGACCGTAAATCTTAAGTCTTTAGAGAATCCAACTTATATAGCGGCCGATTCCAAAACCGCTTCTAACACTAAGAGAACCAGCTACGTTCCCTCGAACCATCGACGCATTCTTTGCATCTTTCCTAAATACAGCCGCTCCTTTGGTACTTTTCATCATGCCTACCCACTGATGGGTAATGTCCGGGCTTTTATGCCACCCCAAGGTATTTTAATTGTGGCTGCCTATTTACCTCAAAAATGGGAAGTGCGGTTTATTGATGAGAATGTCAAATCAGCAACCAGGGCTGATTACCAATGGGCTGATGCGGTAATTGTGAGTGGAATGCATATCCAAAAACCACAGATTAATCAAATTAATGAGCTTGCCCATCGAGCCGGGAAAATCACAGTGGTGGGTGGCCCTTCGGTATCTGGGTGTCCAGAATATTATCCTGAATTTGACATTTTACATTTGGGTGAGTTGGGAGATGCTAGCGATCGCATGATCGAGTATCTAGACCAAAACTTAGAACGTCCTCAAAGGCAAATCCGCTTTGAAACGAAGGAACGTTTACCTTTAACAGAGTTTCCAACTCCAGCTTATCATTTGCTGGATATCGATGATTATTTCTTAGCAAATGTGCAGTTTTCTAGCGGTTGTCCTTATCGCTGCGAGTTTTGTGATATTCCAGAACTCTATGGCAACAGTCCCCGGATGAAAACACCAGAGCAAGTGGTTGCCGAGCTAGATGCAATGCGACAATCTGGCAATATGGGGGCAGTGTATTTTGTCGATGATAACTTTGTTGGCGATCGCCGCGCTGCCATGAAGTTACTTCCTCACCTGATTGACTGGCAAAAACGCAATGGCTACCCCATCCAGTTTGCTTGTGAAGCAACCCTCAACCTAGCTCAAAGCCCAAAACTGCTGGAGATGATGCGCGAAGCCTATTTCTGCACGATCTTTTGCGGTATCGAAACACCTGAACCAGATGCTCTCCATGCCATTTCCAAAGATCAAAATCTGAGTATGCCAATTTTAAAAGCAATTCAGGTTTTAAATAGCTATGGCATGGAAGTAGTATCAGGAATCATTATCGGGTTAGATACAGATACACCAGAAACAGCAGACCGAATTATCGAATTTATTCGGGCATCTCAAATTCCCATGTTGACAATTAATCTACTTCATGCTTTGCCTAGAACTCCGTTATGGCGGAGGTTAGAAGCAGAAGGACGACTCGTATTTGATGAAAGCCGGGAATCAAATGTTGAGTTTTTGATGCCCTACGAGCAAGTTGTCGAGATGTGGCGGCGCTGCATCACAACTGCTTATGAGCCGGAATTTTTATATGAGCGGTTTGCTTACAATATGGAACACACATATCCAAATCGCATTGAAGTACCTAACAGTCCTGCTCGCACTTCTGGGGCTAATATTCGCAAAGGTTTAACTTATTTAACTAACATTTTGCTGCGGATAGGCTTATTTAGTAACTATCGTCAGACTTTCTGGAAAATGGCCAAGCCAGCGCTGAAAGCAGGTGATATTGAAAACTTGATTCACGTCGGACTTGTGGGGCATCATTTGATTAAGTTCGCACAAGATTGCTCCAAAAACGAAGAATCGGCTTCGTTTTATTCGCAAAAAATCCTCACAAAAGTTCGTAGCTAA
- the modA gene encoding molybdate ABC transporter substrate-binding protein, with the protein MKRRQIFGLLGIAVAGLLLAIGLPLVNPSAVIAQSNSTILVSAAASLKEALEEIKPLYQQSKSDVNITYNFGASGALQQQIEQGAPADIFISAGKKQVDALEQKGLLVTGSRANLANNRLVLIVAQDVVGITSFYNLTDSKIKKIAIGEPRSVPAGQYGEQVLKKLKLYNQVKPKLVFANNVRQVLAAVESGNAEAGLVYATDAKISNKVKVVVAADDKFHSPIVYPMAVIKSSKNIPAAKEFIQFLSGSEAKTVLKKYGFLVS; encoded by the coding sequence ATGAAAAGAAGACAAATTTTTGGCTTATTGGGTATAGCAGTTGCTGGTTTGCTCCTGGCAATTGGTTTACCGTTAGTTAATCCTTCTGCTGTAATAGCACAGTCAAACAGTACTATCCTCGTCTCCGCAGCCGCCAGCTTAAAAGAGGCACTAGAGGAAATTAAGCCTTTGTACCAACAAAGTAAATCAGATGTCAACATTACTTATAATTTTGGGGCTTCTGGTGCCTTGCAGCAACAGATCGAGCAAGGTGCCCCGGCAGATATCTTTATCTCTGCTGGCAAAAAGCAAGTGGATGCCCTAGAACAAAAAGGACTTTTGGTAACAGGTAGCCGTGCTAACTTGGCAAATAACCGTCTAGTCTTGATTGTGGCTCAGGATGTTGTTGGCATCACTAGTTTCTACAATTTAACAGATAGTAAGATTAAAAAAATTGCGATCGGTGAACCTAGAAGTGTACCCGCCGGTCAATATGGGGAGCAAGTCTTAAAGAAATTGAAACTTTATAATCAGGTAAAGCCCAAATTAGTCTTTGCTAACAATGTGCGTCAAGTTTTGGCAGCAGTAGAAAGTGGTAACGCTGAAGCGGGTTTAGTTTATGCTACTGATGCCAAAATTTCCAACAAGGTAAAAGTCGTAGTTGCTGCTGACGATAAGTTTCACTCACCGATTGTCTATCCAATGGCAGTAATTAAAAGCAGTAAAAATATTCCAGCAGCCAAAGAGTTTATCCAGTTTTTATCTGGCAGTGAAGCCAAGACTGTACTCAAAAAATATGGGTTTCTTGTAAGTTAG